The genome window CCCGGGGAGCTGGAACTACGTCCCGCACCGCCGGGACTGCTCGACCCGGGGCCGCGCCGGCGCCTGCGTCCGCCTTCCGCGCCGTCGCGGCGCTCGTCGACGTCACCATGGCCTGGTTGCCCGACGGGTCGAGCGTCCCGCTCGAGCAGCCCATCCGGCACCTCGGTGACCTCGAGGCGTTGGGCCGGTCGCTGCGGCTGGGGTCCCCGCCGGTGCGCTGGCGCACCACGGCCGAGGCAGGCCAGATCGTGCCTACCCCTGCGCTGTGGCGACAGCTCGGCGTCGACGTCGAAGCGATCCCGACCCGCGAGGACAAGCGCCGGACCTGGCTGGAGGAGCTGAGCCGGGACCTGCCGGCGTTGTCGGACGCGGCCGCGGAGGGCTGGGTGTTCGGCGACGGCCGTTCGGCCCCTCAGCTGCGCGGCATCACCCGTCTGCGCCGGGCCGGCGCTGAGCGCGGGGAGGTCGCCGTGCTGTGCCTGCAGGCCATGGACTCGACCCTGCCCACCGGGGACGCAACGGCTGTGATGGGCGGGGCTGTCGCTCCACGCAGCGAGCATCCCTCGGTCACCGCACGCCGGTTGCAGCTGTTCGCCGAGGCGGTCGGAATCCCGTTCCGCGGAGCCATCTCCACCGGCATGGATCTCATCGAGTTGGTCACTCCCCTGGAGCGCAAGAAGCAGTGGGAAGCTGTCGACTACTCCGGCATCGGGCCGGCGAACATCGGCATGCTCGACGGCGTCTTCAACTGGACTCGTCACCCTCACGCCGAAGAGCAGCGGCTCGGGTACGTTCACGCCTTCGACCGCAACGGCGCCTACCTGGCCGCATGCTCCTCGGTGCTCCTGGGCCTGGGGCGCCCGCAGCTGTACGAAGACGGCGTCGCCTTCGACGAACGCCGCGCGGGATGGTGGCTGATCGAGGTCCCCGCCCACGAGGACTGGCGCTGGCCCTCGGTTCTGGACCCCTCCGGCCGCAGCGCCGGCACCCAGCAGTGGGTGACCACGACGACCCTGGCCTACGCGGTCAAGGAGCAGGGATTCACCCCGCAGGTGCACCGGGCGTGGCTGTGGACCGCCGAGCAGTCCACCCGCGTTCTCGAGCCCTGGTACCGGGTGCTGCGCGATGCCCGAAACGTGTTGCTGGACAGTGACGACCAGCAGGCGCCGGTGGTGCTGGAGATGGTCAAGCAGGTCTACAAGCGGACCAACGGGTGGTTCGCGGCCTCGGCGGCAAAGGGCACCTCGGCGTTCCAGCCGTACTTCCACCACGCGATCCGCGCGGCCAGCAAGGTGGGGATGCTGCACACCGTTAAGGCCATCGGTGCCCAGAGCGGGACGTGGCCGTTGGTGGTAGCCGACACCGACGTGCTGGCCTACGCCAGCGCTGAACGTGACCCGGTGGCCGGCTGGCCCGGGCGTGATGAGGGCAAGACGCGGCTGGGCTCCAAGCTCGGCACGGGCCTGGGTGGGTACAAGCCGTACCGCAGCGGCACGATGAGTGAGCAGTTGCCGTTCCTGACCGGCACCGGCTGGGGCGGACGTGACGCGCTGCAGGACGTCCGGGAGTGGATGGCAGGTCCTGCGCCCGTGCAGATCGAGACCTCGGCTTCCCCCGCGAGCCCCGCGGGCCCCGTGAGCACTGCCCGGGAAGGAGCGGGTGCCGCGACGGCCTCTGCTGCGTCGAGCCCAGAGCAAGCCGGCGTAGGTGTCGGAGCCGTCAGCGACGATGTCCCTGATCTCGTTGACCGCGGCCGTGTGGATGAGGCGCAGGCGGGTGCTGGGAACGTGAGCATCGAACAGGTGGGCAGTGATCGTGTGGACGGCGAAGACAAGGACAAGGACGAGGACGGGCCCGGACAGATGACCTTGCTGGGTGAGTGGTGAGCCCGCGCTCGCGCCGGCGCAGTGGGGACCAGGAGCCGCCCCGCCGCGGCACCGGCTCGCGTCGCACCGGCTCGCGCGGTACGGGCAGCGGGGCAGGCTCGCGCTACGAAGCGGTGCCTCTGCCGGGGATGCCCACCCCACCGCAGTCGGGCTCGCCCGTTGCTCCTGCTGCGCCCCCGGCCTCGTCGGCGCGGCCCGGGAACGCCTCCACCCGTGGCGCCGCCAGTTCGTCAGGGTCTGCGGCTCGCGGCCGCCGCGGTGATGGCCGTGCCACCCCGCGGGTCCAGCGCCCCACCACCACCCGCAGCGGATCCCCGCTGCCGCGACCCGACCCGCAGCAGCTGAAGTCAGCGGCCACGCGAAGCGCCATGGCCGCTTTCGCCGGAGTGCAGCCGCCGAACAACAGTCAGGACGTCGGTCAGATGCTTCGCTCGGTGTACGGGGCCTCCAGCCGCGACCCGCAGCGTCCGGACCTACGCGCGGCGGCCGCCGATCTGGGCTTGTCCCCTCGTCAGCTGCGTCGGTGGGTCAGCGGGGAAAGTCGCCCACGGGCGAACAACCCCAAGTTGCAGCGGCTGCAGCGTCTGGCCCGGACCGCGCTGAACTCTCGTGCCGGCCGGGCCCGGGCCCTGGGTGCGCGCCCGGCGGTCCCGCCGACGGCCACGCCGACCGTGCGGGTCGGCGGGGTGCAAGGTGTCGTCTCCAGTAACGACGACGCCTACCGCGACCGGACCGTCGAGTTCGACCTCAGTCCTGAGGAGTACGCCGAGCTGCAGCAGTTGTGGGTCGAGCACGGCAGCGCGGGGATGGTCGATGGACTGCACGCCCTGGCGGATCAAAACTACTACGACAACTGGCACTTCCAGAGCATCGACAGCTTGCAATGGGGTAGATGACCTGTGTCCTGCCCGTCCTGCTGGAGGCTGTGAGGCACAGTGGCCCCGGGGGTGTGGGAACGCTCAGGATGCCCCACCTACCAGCAGGTCCGGAGAGCAGGGAAGGCCGCGGCGGTACAGTGAGGCATGAGATTCCTTCGCGGCATTGCCGCTGCCGGGGC of Kineococcus rhizosphaerae contains these proteins:
- a CDS encoding helix-turn-helix transcriptional regulator, whose amino-acid sequence is MAAFAGVQPPNNSQDVGQMLRSVYGASSRDPQRPDLRAAAADLGLSPRQLRRWVSGESRPRANNPKLQRLQRLARTALNSRAGRARALGARPAVPPTATPTVRVGGVQGVVSSNDDAYRDRTVEFDLSPEEYAELQQLWVEHGSAGMVDGLHALADQNYYDNWHFQSIDSLQWGR